From the genome of Physeter macrocephalus isolate SW-GA unplaced genomic scaffold, ASM283717v5 random_304, whole genome shotgun sequence:
TCCTGGCATAAGGGATGTAGGGGTATGTGTAGGTTGCTGGATCTGGCTAGAGCAGCCCAGGGAGAAGGGGGACGAAGCAGTGCAGGGGAGCCAGAAAGCACCAGGGGCAGATGGGAGCTATGTAGCATGGGGCCCAGGAGATCTGGGTTCTGGTTCCAACTCTGCCATGGACTCACTCTGTGACCTCGGTCAAGGTGCTTGGTCCCCAAAGGCCTTTGTGACCACTCTCTCTAGACAGGGTTCTTCAGACTGAGAGTTGTGACCCATGAGTGGGTCAGGAACTCATTCTGGTTGGTGGAGACCAgtattacaaaaatgaaataaaatagaattgaaaatttCAAAGCACATCACACACACAGTAAGGATTGGTTTGTGAAACATTTTAgttacatgtgtatgtatgagtATACTAGCTTGCCAAGAAATATGTATTCCTTACTTTggcttaagagaaaaaaaagatttgaaagccAAATGTTTTGGATTCTGTACTTGATCAGCAAAACCTTTTAAGGAGCAGGGAAACATGTACAAGGTTTTTCTTTGTAATAGCAAAGAATTGGTAAGAATACAAATATCCATGTAATAGAAAACATACAGCGGTTAAAATGATTGAACCAGAGCAGattaatctaaaatatacaatgttttaagtaaaaaacagCAAGCTGCAAATGGGTATGTACTGAATGataccatttatttatataaagtttaaaaatatgcaaactaATAACATATGAATGTAACAAACCTATAAAGACACATGgggaataataaatacaaatttttaaatttactgccTCTGAGTGGGAGGAtgaggagagaggtgggggagtGAAGTATACAGGGGCCTTTAACTACACTGATAAAGGTTTAGTTCTGAGCTGGATGGTGGCTAAATGGAAGTTTAATATATTATAGTATGttcatttccagtttttttgagACACAATTGAATTTTAACAATgcattagtttaaggtgtacaacatgatttgataatTGTATATATGGTTAAATCATTACCCTAATAAGcgtagttaacatccatcaccacagagttacacattttttgtgtgtgtgatgagaactctttttttttttttaatttatttattttatttttggctgccttgggtctttattgctgcacgtgggcttcgtctagttgccgcgagcgggtgctactctttgctgcggtgcgcgggcttctcattgcggtggctttttcttgttgcggagcacgggctctagagtgcaggctcagtagttgtggtgcacgggcttagttgctccgcggcatgtgggatcttcccggaccagggctcaaacccgtgtcccctgcattggcaggcagattctttttttttttaatttatttttatttatttatttttggctgcattgggtcttcgttgttgtgtgcaggctttctctagttgtggagagcgggggttgctcagcagttgtggcacaggggcttagctgctccgcagcatgtgggatcttcccgggccagggctcaaacctgtgtcgcccgcattggcaggcagattcttaaccactgcgccaccagggaagcccgagaactcttaagatctaatctcttagcaactttcaaatatacaatattgttaattatagcCACCattttgtacattacatccccattaATATATTACTCTTGATATCTTGGAGTGTGTCTAAAagctttcataatttaaaaactttagaaaagggcttccctggtggcgcagtggttgagagtccgcctgccgatgcaggggacacgggttcgtgccccggtccgggaagatcccacataccgcggagcggctgggcccgtgagccatggccgctgagcctgcgcgtccggagcctgtgctctgcaaccggagaggccacaacagtgagaggcccaagtacggcaaaaaaaaaaaaaaaaaaaaaaaaaaaaaaaatttagaatggaagaaaaaagtttttgagCATTCatcccaatatatatatatttagctgtACTGTTAATTTTTACAtgctatatattaataaatattgttaaatgttaTAAAacctaagtaaataaattagTAATTACATAATAAacaatagtaaataaatattaataaaacttaatttattatttttcttttagatactTTTAGATATTTTTCCATATCCCGGTAGATCACTGTGGTCATTCCCTGGGGTGTTTGCACCCCACTTTGAAGGAAGGACTTAAAGTTTCAGCAGTGTTTCTAAAAATGTGGTTCTCAGAACgcttgcatcagaatcatctgaggATCTGATTAAAGATGCTTTAGCAGCTTCCCCAGTCCCATTCCATCTGGGGACCTGGGAccaggaatatgcatttttcaCTAGTAAGTGCCCTCGTGAGTTTGATGCACTGCTGCAGAGCAAGAATGTTCGGAGCTGCTCAGAAGCAGCTGGGGGCGCTGGGTAAGTTGTGCCCAAGGCCTGCCCGCCAGGAGCTTCCAGGCAGCAGGGGCCGGGGTGGCCTCCTTCGTCTGTCTCACCTGTCTCCCCTCCCACTCCAGGAAGCAGATGCCAATGGAGGATTCTGAATGCAGCTCCGATGACACCAGCATCTCCCCCATGTCATCCACTTTGTTGAATCCCATCAAATTGGCCGTGACCCAGCCCAATAGCAGCTTCTTTGCAGGGATGCTGGAGGGCGAGCTGAACAAACTTAGCTTCTCCTCGATGGGCAAGAGTACAGAAAAGGGGGACCTGGCCCTCTGCCCCCAATCTAAGTCCCAAATAGCCCCTGGTGGCCTGCTGGACCTTGACAACCCTGAGGTGGACACAGACACCTCCTCAACGCCCTCAGAGTCCTCTGTGGTCCTGGATGTGCCGGAGGTGCCCTTCATCTGTGAACACACGGTCAGCGATTCCACGGCTGTGGTGCGTTTTCCCCTCCTTGTGCATTTGGCAAAGGCTTAATGGCTGCCCCcaacgtgccaggcactgagctgagctcaCTGGGGCGTGTGAAGATGCCTGCATCCCGACCTCAAGAACTCCAGCACAAGCTAGAGAGGGCTCAGTGCTGTAGGAAAAGTTCAGATCAAGTGCCAATAGGGattcagagggaaagaaatattaCTTCCCGGTGCAGAAATAAGCTTTGGTGGCATTTAGTAACATTTGAGCTGGGACACAGAGGTCGGATTTAAACATCTAGAGATGGGGAAAGGCATTCCGTGGAGGGCTGACACTAGCAGAGGCTCACAGGTGGGAAAGTATGGAAGGAAACACCTTGGTCCAATCCAGGGCTTCTCATATTTTCCTGTGCCTGCGGATCTGATCATCTAGTTACCGATAAGATTCCTGGGCTTCATCCctagaggttctgattcagtgggtctagggtggggcctgagactctgcactgctaacaaattcccaggtggtGTTGATGGCCCGTGGACCACATGTCGAGTAGCACTGTTCTAGATacagggagggaagagagcaggAGTTAGTCTGGGGTCACTTTCCAGAGGTCCTTTAACGTTACGCTACGTTATAGATTTTTCAGTAAGCAATAACGATTAGCTTTTTGCAAGGCTTTATATCAGGTGATAGATGCAATTTgagctatattttggaagataaaTCTGGAAGTCCCATTGTTGGATGgcctagagcagtgtttctcagcgTGGTCCCTAGACcgccagcagcatcagcatcatatGGCAActtattagaaatttaaatgctCGCTTTCCCTACCCCCTACTTGGGCCTCCTGAATCGGAAACTGTGGGCAGGGGCCAGCAGtctgtgcttttgtttctttttttataaatttattgatttattttatttttggctgcactgggtcttcgttgctgtgcgcgggctttctctagttgcagcgagcgggggctactcttcgttgcggtgcgcgggcttctcattgcggtggcttctcttgttgcagagcacgggctctaggcacacgagcttcagtagttgtggctcacgggctctagagcacaggctcagtagttgtggcgcacaggcttagttgctctgcagcatgtgggatcttcccagatcagggatcgaacccatgtcccctgcattggcaggcggattcttaaccactgtgccaccaggggagtccccagcGGTCtttgttttaacaagtcctctgGGGTATTCTGATGCACaccagagtttgagaaccactagcctAGTTAGAGGAGAAACTGGAAATGGGAGACAAGACAGGTGACAGCAGGGCCAGGAATCTGCAGTGTTATAAAAACTCTCTGGGATCCTGGCTTGGCAACCACTGTTGTAGTACAAAGTGTATGGACTCTGGAGCTATTGGCTTGaaccttggctctgccacttaactgCTGTGTGACCGTGGGCCAGCTACTTGCTCTCTCTGAACCTGTAACCCCATCTGCAATGAGTGAGGTGGACGAGATGTTGGCTAAGGTCCCCTTCAACTGACACACAGTCTAGAATATGGAGTGAGGGTACACTCTGAGGTTGGTGAGGTTGCCCAGGGAGAGTTGCTCATGCTTTGGGCTGGTGGGGCCATATTTAGCGTTGGGAGTGCCTAACACTTTCCATTAGCTCTACCTCAGCTCCAGCAGGAGCAGGGATGGCAGTGGGGTCTTCTGACCCACGTTGTGAGGGATGGCGGGGTGGTGAggggaggccaggccaggccaggtctGAGGAAGCCTTGTGGGTTCTCTTCCCCTAGATTTCCTGGACCTACGCCCCAGGCAAGCAGCAGGTCAGTTTCTACCAGGTCCTGTTGCAGGAGGTGGTCAGGAAAAATGATAGTGAGATGCCCAAGGCAAAGAATCGCCCATGGATCTTCAATAAGATCTTGGGCACCACCGTCAAGCTGATGGAGCTGAAGCCTAACACGAGTTACTGCCTGACTGTCCGCGCAGCCAACACCGCCGGGGTGGGGAAGTGGTGCAATCCCTACAAAGTGAGCCCTGGGAGAAGGCGGGCCCGAGGGGTGTGGACCAGGGGTTTTGGAGGTTGGGAACACCCCTATACCCGCACGACTCGTCCTCCTGCTGGCTTTCCTTCTCCCTGGGCAAATAAGCCTCAATTCCAGGCCACTCTCCTCTGGGAGGGTTCAGGGTTCAGCCACTTTGGGGCCCactgggaatgcaaattgatcttttccttcatctctaaCGAAAGTCTCCCAAAGCCATTGGCTTCTGGATTCTTCAACTTAGTATCAATAATTGTGAGTGGGTCAGGAAGTCAAGGGCATTGAGGGTAAGAGAGGGAAGAGGCTAAAGCAGGACAAAGAAGGGAACAgcctgggggtgggcaggagaggcCCCAGTAAAGACAGCACACAACTGTGGAGGCACAGGTTTGAATCACGCGCCTTTGTTCCTGTTCCTGGTGTCAATGAATAGGTTGGTAAGGCTGTCGGAGACCCCATTTAGCAGACAGACGAGGGGGTGGCAGAGTcgaagaggtgagctcagggtcagGAGTTCTGAGGACTTTGGTTTATTTCAGTTTGCAACCATTGCTACAGACTTGAACAGCTTCCCCGAGAACAATCCCATCCAGATCACCGTGCAGCGCAAGGAACCCCAGCGGAAAACCATGTCCATCGGGTTGGAGGACATGCGGAGGTTAGAAGATCTGGAATCCCTCTTTCCCTACTAAGGGGGAGGGCCCCAGGAAGCCCCTCAACTACTTTCAGCTCCGGCCCAGGGCCCTCAGGAGCCCAGAACCATGAAATGTACCAGCAGCCTCAAGTCAGGGAACCGCTGACCACCCTGCTGGTCCCGGGCCTGGGGCCGAGGCCAGATGGGAGCTCCATTCACCTGGAGACACCGCAGGCCAGGCCAGGTCAGATCAGCCTCCACTGCCCATAGCTGCTAGGCTTCCTTCCCCAGATCTGGGCTGGTCCAGGTCCCTCATTAAAACCTGCAGGTCACCCAGCACCTTGGAATTCTGTTTCATGCCGCTGACAGCCTCAGCTGGGCTGCTGCCACACACCCTCCTGGCTTCTGCCAGGACCAAGAGTCCAGGTGGGTCAGGGGATGGGGCAATGAGATGACAACATCACCCTCTCCCCGTGGGAGGAGGAGATGGTCCTCAAAGATGAAAACACACACCAGGAAAAAGAGCAATGTTGGACAGAGGTGGCGACAGCCCGCACACTGTCAGCCTGAGACTTGAGCTCTGGGGGACATGATGCAAAGTGCACAAGCTTTGGGGGGAGGGTCTGACTTAATTCTGTCTCTTCCTGGATGTGAGGGTACAGGCAGACCATTTAAGCTTCTCgggctcaatttcctcatcaaaAACATGGGGACGCGGTCTGACGCTTCCAGGTTCGGCTGCAGGGTTACTGTGAGGGTCTCGTGAGAGCACagcagaacagtgcctggcaccgaGTGGGACCTCAGACCCCGCTGCCTCCCTCGGCCCCTCACGCAGCCCCCCTGCAGAGACGAGCCAGGTGGAAGCCAAGACCCACAGCCAGGCGACGATTTAACAGCACAgatggggcgggggagggtgaGAAGGAACAAGACGTCAGAAGTGCTGTGGCCCCGAGCGGTCCATACAGGGATGGTTTGGAAGTCAACCTGAGTAGATGCACCTTGGTATTGGAAGAGAAAGTGGACGCAAGACGCACGGAGGGCAAGATCTCAGCCAGAGGTCTGAGGATGTCCTGGTGGGGATTCCCCTCACTATGCGAGTCTTCACGGGGCAGAGAACCACCCTCCCCATTACACCACCCCCGCTTCCTCCAGAGCTCCCACCACTGCACGGCCCGTTAGAGGGAACCCTCCGGGACAGCCGCCGCCTTCATCTCTGTGCTGCGAGAACCCAGCGGGGCTGTCTGAGGCCAAGGAAAGCACCCCAGAGCAGCACTGACCAGCACAAGTCCTTGTGATGGTCAAAGTGTTCTCTATCTGTGCTGTCCAAATCAGTAAGTAGCCCTGAGCTAGTGTGACAACTGCATTTCTAACTGGACCGAATTCTAGTTAATGCAAACATCTTCATGTGGCTGGTGCCAGCAGAATGGACAACATAGCCTTACATCATCCTCTGGCCACTAACATACGGGCTTcagcccacctccccagcctcagctGGCCTCAGGCACGGTGCGAAGAGAGGAAAGGCAACTTCCTGATCAGCATGGTTTTGGTATAGCCCAGAGGGAGGGGCTAGACAAGCTGACTTAGCACAGTCCTCAGTAAAGCCCTGAGAACCTGGCACAAGAAATCATAACCCAAACACACAAAATATAAGTTATTTATTTGGTCACAGAATCTGGGGTCTGACCCTAAATAGACGGCATTTAGGAAAGGAGGCAGGGGCAGCAGTAAGGGCCAGTCATCGCTCGGCCCCCCCCCCGCCGTACTGGCACCAGCGAGCTACCAAGTGATGGCCAAGGGCTGAGCTCAGTGATAACCTCCCGCGACCTTCGACCTCCTGCTCTGGGGAGGGACGCCACTGGGGTCTGTCCGAGGACGGCAGGCCACGCTCATTCTCAAGGTCATCACCCTGGCCTTTGGTCTCCATCAGGGCAGGCAGCTGGCAGAGGCTGAGTCTAGGTGGGGATCCTTGGGATTTCTCATCTCCTCCATCTGTGGAGAGAGGGAGGTAGCAGAATGGGGATGCCACCTCGGGAAAGGGAGGCACCATACAATCCCAGGAGCCCACTAGGGGGAGAGCTTGTGGTTCCCCTCGGTCTACGCCCCCCACCCCGGCTACAGTCCCTGCTCCAGCCACCCGAACTTAGGCCAGGCGCCCACCACTGCCTCGGCCAGGACCTCATCCAGGGGCCTGGCCCCTGCGATGCCCACCAAGGCTGTCCAATGACAAACAGTGGCAGTCCTTTACAAGCACACAACCCTCAGGTTCCAAAGTGTATTCACCTATCTTTGATCCTCCTGTCTCCTGGTAAGGCCCAGGAGACAGGTGAACCAAGCTCTCCACGACTGCACACTGAAAGGCAGAACAAGGTCACAGGACTCCAAAATCCAGCGTGCTAAAAACTATCGCCTCACGCTGGAGGCTACCGTCTCGGGACGGTGTGGGCACCTGGAGAGCCCTTGGAACTCTACACCACAGGGGACAGTCACAAAGGGCAGGAGAGCTGCCACCTCCCCCAAACTCACATCCGGAGGCATTTGTCCTTTCCACCACTTGCCACTCTCTGGCCATCTGGACTCCAGTCGACAGCGTATAcctgaagggaggagggggagggggacggtGGCACggtgaggagggtgggggaggagggccaGGCTTCAATTCCCCCTCGACCACTTGCCCACGAGGGTCGGCCGTACCTCATCCGCGTGGCCTGGCAGGTCTGTGGCCAGCTTCTGGGCCTTCACATCCCACACCTTCAGTGTGCTATCACTGCTGCCACTGACCAAGAGCCGGCTGTCGGCCG
Proteins encoded in this window:
- the FNDC8 gene encoding fibronectin type III domain-containing protein 8; this translates as MASETLYKVGDGEETMLKKETLDVLNALNQMSTPFPNPKSMNRTVTTKGLPLSSRGSLVNFLEEDAINLPKQMPMEDSECSSDDTSISPMSSTLLNPIKLAVTQPNSSFFAGMLEGELNKLSFSSMGKSTEKGDLALCPQSKSQIAPGGLLDLDNPEVDTDTSSTPSESSVVLDVPEVPFICEHTVSDSTAVISWTYAPGKQQVSFYQVLLQEVVRKNDSEMPKAKNRPWIFNKILGTTVKLMELKPNTSYCLTVRAANTAGVGKWCNPYKFATIATDLNSFPENNPIQITVQRKEPQRKTMSIGLEDMRRLEDLESLFPY